CAAGCTGGATATGcaaatatttactttgaaacatCTCTAGTTTTGTGTTACTTCAAAACTAAGTAGTTTGATGTTTTGGACATCTATTAACATGTTACAAATTGTTGCAGTTTCCTACATTTAGTATCTGAACTTATTAAAAATATAAATGTCATATCTTACGACCTCATTCACAAGAATATAAACTTAGTTAACCTTGTTCACTTTTCAAACCATCTTGACACAGgtcgttcctgccatcctgcaagttTGCCATTCTCCCAAATAATTAGCTTGGTACTTCTGGTGGATCTCCCTCAGCAAGTTCGTCTGATGGCAGTCGTATTAACTCCTCTCGTTGGATCATGTGTCAATAGGTTGCTAGATATCATAGCAGATGAGACAATTATGATCCTAGGGGCGAAAGACGATCTTGATATTCTACACCAAACAATACATCATATACAATACTATCATCAGGATGCCGAGCAAAGGAGAATGGACGATTTAGCAGTTAACAACTGGCACGGTGAGCTACGGGATGCAATCGATGAGGCTGATGATATTTTCGACCTAATTGAAGGAAGGAAGCTACTTAAAGATAGTCCTTCATCATCAAGAAATACACCTGCATGTAGTGGCATTTCATTCTTATCTTGCTTTACTGATATTCTGAAGCGTCATGACATTGCTGGTAAAATCAGAAAGGTCAACACCAGAATAGAGAATATCTCAAAGCTGGGTCAAAGTTTTCTAACACGTTGTGATGTGGCACCTGTTGGTCAAAGAGCAATATCCAGACCAAGAAAGAGTTCCAACCTTGTTGAACCTAACCTTGTTGGGGAGGAGATCAAACATTCTAGTAGGAAGTTGGTGGAGTTGGTGCTTGCAAACAAGGAAAATAAGTATTACAAACTTGCAATTGTTGGAACTGGAGGAGTTGGCAAGACAACACTAGCTCAAAAAATATTCAATGATGAAAGaataaaggggaacttcaagaaacacATGTGGATCTGTGTATCACGAGATTATAATGAAGTTATTCTTATGAAAGAGGTGCTAAGAAGTATCGGAGTTCGTTATGACACAGATGAAAATGAGGGGGAGCTTAGTAGCAAGCTCAAAGCAGCCATTCAAGAGGAAAGCTTCTTCCTTGTGTTGGATGATGTTTGGCAGTCTAATGTGTGGACTGATCTACTGAGAATCCCATTGGATGCTGCTGCTACTGGGGTGGTTCTAGTAACTACTAGAGATGATACAGTTACACGGGCAATTGGGGTGGAAGATGTGCACCGTGTTAAGTTGATGCCCATAGACGTGGGATTGGAGCTGCTCTGGAAGAGTATTAACACCAAAGAAAGGGATGTGCCCGATAATCTGCGTGATATTGGGCTGGATATAGTCAGGAAATGCGGTGGAATTCCTCTTGCTATCAAGGTTACTGCTAGTGTTCTAGCAACAAAAGAGAAAACTGAAAACGAGTGGAAAAAGTTTATAGATAGAAGTGCTTGGTCTGTGAGCAATGTTCCTACAGAGCTAAGAGGTGCTTTGTATTTGAGTTAtgatgatctaccacgatatctgaAGCAATGTTTCCTGTATTGTGCCTTATATCCAGAAGATCAGTTTATGTTGCGTGACGATCTTGTAAGGTTTTGGGTCGCCGAAGGTTTTATAGAAAAACGACAAGAACAACTTCTGGAAGATACAGCTGAGGAATATTACTATGAGCTGATACACAGGAATCTCCTTCAACCAGACCCTAGATTTTATGACCATAGGTGGAGCAAAATACATGACCTTTTAAGGCAACTTGCTCAACATTTATCAGGTAGAGAAATATTTTTTGGAGACCTACAGTCATTGGAGGCTAAAGATTTGTCCAATCGACGACGCATTTCAGCTTTTACTGACAAGGATTCTGTAATGCTCTCCAATGTGGGTCAGGAGCATATTATTAGAGCAAGGACATTGATGATTCGCTCTCGCAAGACACCAAGAATTGCAAATACAATATTCAGGAGACTTCCATCCATCCGAGTTTTGG
Above is a window of Triticum dicoccoides isolate Atlit2015 ecotype Zavitan chromosome 5B, WEW_v2.0, whole genome shotgun sequence DNA encoding:
- the LOC119311061 gene encoding putative disease resistance protein RGA1, whose protein sequence is MAVVLTPLVGSCVNRLLDIIADETIMILGAKDDLDILHQTIHHIQYYHQDAEQRRMDDLAVNNWHGELRDAIDEADDIFDLIEGRKLLKDSPSSSRNTPACSGISFLSCFTDILKRHDIAGKIRKVNTRIENISKLGQSFLTRCDVAPVGQRAISRPRKSSNLVEPNLVGEEIKHSSRKLVELVLANKENKYYKLAIVGTGGVGKTTLAQKIFNDERIKGNFKKHMWICVSRDYNEVILMKEVLRSIGVRYDTDENEGELSSKLKAAIQEESFFLVLDDVWQSNVWTDLLRIPLDAAATGVVLVTTRDDTVTRAIGVEDVHRVKLMPIDVGLELLWKSINTKERDVPDNLRDIGLDIVRKCGGIPLAIKVTASVLATKEKTENEWKKFIDRSAWSVSNVPTELRGALYLSYDDLPRYLKQCFLYCALYPEDQFMLRDDLVRFWVAEGFIEKRQEQLLEDTAEEYYYELIHRNLLQPDPRFYDHRWSKIHDLLRQLAQHLSGREIFFGDLQSLEAKDLSNRRRISAFTDKDSVMLSNVGQEHIIRARTLMIRSRKTPRIANTIFRRLPSIRVLDLTDSSIESIPDCIGSLIHLRLLDLDGTIITYLPKTIGFLINLQILNLQRCNALRNLPMEINQLCKLRRLGLGGTTIDRVPNGIGKLKFLNDLEGFPIGNGNDNTKTQDGWNLEELAPLLQMRQLHMIKLERAAPCSTTTSEILKDKRHLRVLNLECTERTEVYSEEEISNIETIFARLIPPRNLEDLYITGFFGQRYPAWLGTSHLSSVKQLYLTKCKSCVHLPPMGQLPNLRYLKIVGAAAINKIGPEFHGCRETSPGSLRVVAFPKLEMLDIIDMPNWEEWCFVEERENDATVGIGGEDDGGVDIQNRDGVSSFLQLLPRLKELRLDGCPKLRALPWQLGKEATSLKKLKLGGTSCLKVVDGLLFLTETLQIMGCEGLERVSSFPQVRELRAQACPKLERVNGFGNLQHLWLAEDMEQIARRWVPGLQEQHQRLHKEGIDVHTWIY